One window of Hymenobacter canadensis genomic DNA carries:
- a CDS encoding 5-(carboxyamino)imidazole ribonucleotide synthase: protein MATMTPIFPGSTDAAGQRATLGVLGGGQLGRMFVHAAQRLGYFTAVLEPDAQSPAGLVSHHHIQTAYNDPAGLAELAHLCQAITTEFENVPAQVLQTLALTRPVAPGAAVVGIAQNRIEEKAHFTACADVSGVSCAPYAVIETPAQLQAVQADRADLLPGILKTARMGYDGKGQVRVKTAEELAAAWAELGGTACVLEKMLPLTAECSVLVARGWDGQVVSFAPQRNVHVEGILAVTHAYEGNMPPALADRARDAAVSIARHIGYVGVLCVEFFVVDDGSAHGGLVVNEMAPRPHNSGHYTLDACDASQFDLQVYAMAGLPLPQPRQHSPAIMLNLLGDVWFDADGQLQEPDWQSVLSLPGTHLHLYGKSQARAGRKMGHLTITGPDVASVKTVARRAAGLLGLPGLDAI from the coding sequence ATGGCCACCATGACGCCGATTTTCCCGGGCAGCACGGATGCCGCCGGCCAGCGGGCTACGCTGGGGGTACTGGGCGGCGGCCAGCTGGGCCGCATGTTTGTACACGCCGCCCAGCGCCTGGGCTACTTCACCGCCGTGCTGGAACCCGACGCGCAAAGTCCGGCCGGGCTGGTGAGCCATCATCATATTCAGACCGCCTATAACGACCCAGCCGGGCTGGCGGAATTGGCCCACCTGTGCCAGGCCATCACCACCGAGTTTGAAAACGTACCGGCCCAGGTCCTGCAAACGCTGGCCCTGACCCGGCCCGTGGCCCCGGGCGCCGCTGTGGTAGGCATTGCCCAAAACCGCATCGAGGAAAAAGCCCACTTCACGGCCTGCGCCGACGTGTCGGGGGTGAGCTGCGCGCCTTATGCAGTGATTGAAACGCCGGCCCAGCTGCAGGCCGTGCAGGCTGACCGGGCTGATTTGCTGCCCGGTATCCTGAAAACCGCCCGCATGGGCTACGATGGCAAGGGCCAGGTGCGCGTGAAGACCGCCGAAGAGCTGGCCGCCGCCTGGGCCGAGTTAGGCGGCACTGCCTGCGTGCTGGAAAAGATGCTGCCGCTCACCGCCGAGTGTTCGGTGCTGGTGGCGCGCGGCTGGGACGGGCAGGTCGTCAGCTTCGCCCCGCAGCGCAACGTGCACGTCGAGGGTATTCTGGCCGTGACCCACGCCTACGAAGGAAATATGCCGCCCGCCCTGGCCGATAGGGCCCGCGACGCGGCCGTTTCCATTGCGCGGCATATTGGCTATGTCGGGGTGCTGTGCGTCGAGTTTTTTGTGGTGGACGACGGCAGCGCGCATGGCGGCCTGGTAGTCAACGAAATGGCCCCGCGCCCGCACAACAGCGGCCACTACACCCTGGACGCCTGCGACGCGTCGCAGTTCGACCTGCAGGTGTATGCCATGGCGGGCCTGCCCTTGCCGCAGCCGCGTCAGCATTCCCCGGCCATCATGCTCAACCTGCTGGGTGACGTGTGGTTCGACGCCGATGGTCAACTGCAGGAGCCGGACTGGCAGTCCGTGCTGAGCCTGCCGGGCACGCACCTGCACCTGTATGGTAAGTCGCAGGCGCGCGCCGGCCGCAAGATGGGTCACCTGACCATCACCGGCCCGGATGTCGCCAGCGTCAAAACCGTGGCACGCCGCGCCGCTGGTTTACTCGGCTTGCCGGGGCTAGATGCCATTTAG
- the purE gene encoding 5-(carboxyamino)imidazole ribonucleotide mutase has translation MSTLLTSDTPIPSANLDKPVVGVVMGSSSDWDTMQHAVQILTHFGVAHEARVVSAHRMPDDLFAYAEQAGPRGLQAIIAGAGGAAHLPGMMAAKTALPVLGVPVASRHLQGVDSLHSIVQMPKGVPVATFAIGNAGAANAALFAVSMLALHNPELATKLQAFRAEQTEAARAMTLPL, from the coding sequence ATGAGTACCCTTTTAACATCCGACACCCCCATCCCCAGCGCCAACCTGGACAAGCCAGTGGTTGGCGTTGTCATGGGCTCCAGCAGCGACTGGGACACCATGCAGCATGCCGTGCAGATTCTCACGCACTTTGGCGTGGCCCACGAAGCGCGCGTCGTGTCGGCCCACCGCATGCCCGATGACCTGTTTGCCTACGCCGAACAAGCCGGCCCGCGTGGCCTGCAGGCCATCATCGCCGGCGCGGGTGGGGCCGCCCACCTGCCGGGCATGATGGCCGCCAAAACCGCGCTGCCCGTGCTGGGCGTGCCGGTGGCCAGCCGCCATTTGCAGGGCGTTGATTCGCTGCACAGCATCGTGCAGATGCCCAAAGGCGTGCCGGTGGCCACGTTTGCCATTGGCAATGCCGGGGCAGCCAATGCGGCCTTGTTCGCGGTCAGCATGCTGGCCCTGCACAACCCGGAGCTGGCGACCAAGCTGCAGGCGTTTCGCGCCGAACAAACCGAGGCCGCCCGCGCCATGACGCTGCCGCTATGA
- a CDS encoding dihydroorotase, producing the protein MLLLQNARIASENSPALVESDVLIVEGIIQEIGQSLAIPEGARVIDARGRVLMPGMFDAHVHFRAPGFENKETITTGSEAAINGGVTGVVMMPNTRPALDSATAIATVLENAKHRSRIPVYTSGCVTKNREGKELAEIEGMRGLGVKMLTDDGDTTADPAVLLRAMQYATEFGMFFASHCEVPELAGPRALNEGVMSYRLGIKGSPACAEEIIIDRDIRLAHAAGAHVHIQHVSSKMGMETIRWWKSRGDVKVTAEVMPHHLMFTDEHIGDYDTNYKMNPPLRTQADCDALLAGLIEGVFDIIATDHAPHTPFEKAQDFISAPNGITGLDTALVSLYNHFVEPGKFGWDLVVKRYSAEPRRLMGLPVAAIEVGQEANCVLFDTTAETTFTKEFMKSKSQNTPFIDQTLKGRVDLVVLGAEILLER; encoded by the coding sequence ATGCTCCTCCTCCAAAACGCCCGCATCGCCTCCGAAAATTCACCCGCACTTGTCGAGAGCGACGTTCTGATTGTCGAAGGAATAATTCAAGAAATCGGCCAAAGCCTGGCCATTCCCGAAGGGGCCCGCGTCATCGACGCGCGCGGCCGGGTGCTGATGCCCGGCATGTTTGATGCCCACGTCCATTTCCGCGCCCCCGGCTTTGAGAACAAGGAAACCATCACTACAGGCAGCGAAGCGGCCATCAACGGCGGCGTTACCGGCGTGGTCATGATGCCCAACACCCGCCCGGCCCTCGACTCGGCCACCGCCATAGCCACGGTGCTGGAAAATGCCAAACACCGCTCCCGCATTCCGGTGTACACCTCGGGTTGCGTCACCAAGAACCGCGAGGGCAAGGAGCTGGCGGAAATCGAGGGCATGCGTGGCCTTGGCGTGAAGATGCTCACCGACGACGGGGACACCACCGCCGACCCGGCGGTACTGCTGCGGGCCATGCAGTACGCCACCGAGTTTGGGATGTTTTTCGCCAGCCACTGCGAGGTGCCGGAGCTGGCCGGGCCGCGCGCCCTGAACGAAGGGGTGATGAGCTACCGGCTCGGCATCAAGGGTTCGCCGGCCTGCGCGGAGGAAATCATTATTGACCGCGACATTCGGTTGGCCCACGCGGCCGGCGCGCACGTACACATCCAGCACGTGTCCAGCAAGATGGGCATGGAAACCATCCGCTGGTGGAAATCCCGCGGCGATGTGAAGGTCACGGCGGAAGTGATGCCGCACCACCTGATGTTCACCGACGAGCACATCGGCGACTACGACACGAACTACAAGATGAACCCGCCGTTGCGCACGCAGGCCGATTGTGATGCGCTGCTCGCCGGACTCATTGAGGGCGTCTTCGACATCATTGCCACCGACCACGCGCCGCATACGCCGTTCGAAAAAGCCCAGGATTTCATCAGCGCGCCCAACGGCATCACCGGCCTGGATACGGCCCTGGTCTCGCTCTATAACCACTTCGTCGAGCCCGGCAAATTTGGGTGGGACCTGGTGGTAAAGCGCTATTCGGCCGAGCCCCGCCGCCTGATGGGTTTGCCGGTAGCCGCCATTGAAGTGGGCCAGGAAGCTAACTGCGTTTTGTTCGATACCACGGCCGAAACTACCTTCACCAAGGAGTTCATGAAATCCAAATCCCAGAACACGCCCTTCATCGACCAGACCCTGAAGGGCCGGGTGGACCTAGTGGTTTTAGGTGCCGAAATCCTGCTGGAGCGCTAA